A window of the Miscanthus floridulus cultivar M001 chromosome 14, ASM1932011v1, whole genome shotgun sequence genome harbors these coding sequences:
- the LOC136502895 gene encoding wall-associated receptor kinase 3-like → MVDHYNNTNLVVSPVELIDISIAKSEARASGAVTSFCRVNATQGFMRNQMVVLGSEMKGPFLLSATRNVLIGVGLVALPMLFKYSPLSPAKENILASCRADLLGNLQLADNGSCSGRGCCQNTETSPCSYAMVAESSWYNFSTSDLLDGGHTTSKFFHTRGVPYVIDFSIRDAAGASSPAEGQQPPLVYACVSGNSSCANVTNDGYICRCLEHYEGNP, encoded by the exons ATGGTGGACCACTACAATAATACTAATCTGGTCGTCTCTCCCGTCGAGCTCATCGACATCTCCATCGCCAAGAGCGAGGCGCGGGCATCCGGCGCAGTCACCTCCTTCTGCCGCGTGAATGCTACCCAAGGGTTCATGAGGAACCAGATGGTTGTCCTGGGATCAGAGATGAAGGGGCCGTTCCTCCTGTCGGCGACGCGCAATGTCCTCATTGGGGTCGGATTGGTAGCTCTTCCTATGCTGTTCAAGTACAGCCCCCTGAGCCCGGCGAAGGAGAACATCCTTGCCTCCTGCCGTGCAGATCTCCTGGGCAACCTGCAGTTAGCGGACAACGGGTCCTGCTCTGGGCGCGGCTGCTGCCAG AACACGGAGACCAGCCCGTGCTCTTACGCCATGGTGGCCGAGAGTTCGTGGTACAACTTCTCTACGTCGGACCTGCTGGACGGCGGACACACTACCAGCAAGTTCTTCCACACCAGGGGCGTGCCATACGTGATCGATTTCTCCATCAGGGACGCCGCCGGCGCGTCGAGTCCGGCGGAAGGTCAGCAGCCACCTCTGGTTTACGCGTGCGTCAGCGGCAACAGCTCTTGTGCCAACGTAACCAACGATGGCTACATCTGCAGGTGCTTGGAGCATTACGAGGGCAACCCTTAG